A stretch of Natronococcus sp. CG52 DNA encodes these proteins:
- the acs gene encoding acetate--CoA ligase, protein MTEDDVNLEARLEQQDTFEPSESFVEQANVTDEGIYEEFEENWPECWEQAADLLSWDREYDTVLEDGNAPFYEWFTDGELNASYNCLDRHVAEGTEDRTAIKWEGELGETRTYTYSELLEEVEAFAATLLELGVEEDDVVTLYMPMIPELPVAMLACARIGAPHSVVFAGFSADALATRMNSADSEYLVTCDGYYRRGDALDHISKANEGLADVDHEVSDVVVVDRLGDDLEHSLEDGQHDYDELVDEQEGASVDPVSRDAEDMLFLMYTSGTTGQPKGVKHTTGGYLAYTAWTSHAVLDLEPDDTYWCSADIGWITGHSYIVYGPLALGTTSVMYEGTPDYPEKDRLWEIIEREEVDVFYTAPTAIRAFMKWGKEYPARHDLSSLRLLGTVGEPINPRAWKWYYKHIGNEECPIVDTWWQTETGGMMITTLPGINTMKPGTAGPPLPGINAQVVDAQGEEVGPGKAGYVTVDKPWPGMLRTLYKNDERFLDEYWREYSDEDADEWVYFPEDGAKIDDDGYITILGRVDDVINVSGHRLGTMEIESAIVGVEGVAEAAVVGGDHDVKGEAVYAYVIPEDGYEGGDEFADEIVDGVVDAIGPIAKPEEVVFTDELPKTRSGKIMRRLLEDIASGNELGNTSTLRNPEVVDEIAEQVQGD, encoded by the coding sequence ATGACAGAGGACGACGTCAATCTCGAGGCACGGCTCGAGCAACAGGACACGTTCGAGCCGTCCGAGTCGTTCGTCGAGCAGGCGAACGTCACGGACGAGGGGATTTACGAGGAGTTCGAGGAGAACTGGCCCGAGTGCTGGGAACAGGCAGCCGACTTGCTCTCGTGGGACCGGGAGTACGACACCGTCCTCGAGGACGGGAACGCGCCGTTCTACGAGTGGTTCACCGACGGGGAGCTCAACGCGTCCTACAACTGTCTGGACCGGCACGTAGCGGAGGGAACCGAGGACCGCACCGCGATCAAGTGGGAGGGTGAATTGGGCGAGACTCGCACCTACACCTACAGCGAGCTCTTAGAGGAGGTCGAGGCCTTCGCCGCGACGCTCCTGGAACTCGGGGTCGAGGAGGACGACGTCGTCACGCTCTACATGCCGATGATTCCCGAGTTGCCGGTCGCGATGCTCGCGTGTGCCCGCATCGGTGCGCCCCACTCGGTCGTCTTCGCCGGTTTCTCCGCGGACGCGCTCGCGACGCGGATGAACTCGGCGGACAGCGAGTACCTCGTCACCTGCGACGGCTACTACCGCCGCGGCGACGCGCTCGACCACATCTCGAAGGCCAACGAGGGTCTCGCCGACGTCGACCACGAGGTCTCCGACGTCGTCGTCGTCGACCGACTGGGCGACGACCTCGAGCACTCCCTCGAGGACGGTCAGCACGACTACGACGAACTGGTCGACGAGCAGGAGGGCGCCTCGGTCGACCCCGTCTCTCGGGACGCCGAAGATATGCTGTTCCTGATGTACACGTCGGGGACGACGGGCCAGCCGAAGGGCGTCAAACACACGACCGGCGGCTACCTGGCGTACACGGCCTGGACCAGCCACGCCGTCCTGGACCTCGAGCCCGACGACACCTACTGGTGTTCGGCCGACATCGGCTGGATCACGGGCCACTCCTACATCGTCTACGGGCCGCTCGCGCTCGGGACGACGTCGGTCATGTACGAGGGGACGCCGGACTACCCCGAGAAGGATCGGCTGTGGGAGATCATCGAGCGCGAGGAGGTCGACGTCTTCTACACGGCGCCGACGGCGATCCGCGCGTTCATGAAGTGGGGCAAGGAGTACCCCGCCCGGCACGACCTCTCCTCGCTGCGCCTGCTCGGGACCGTCGGCGAGCCGATCAATCCGCGCGCGTGGAAGTGGTACTACAAACACATCGGTAACGAGGAGTGCCCGATCGTCGACACCTGGTGGCAGACCGAAACCGGCGGCATGATGATCACGACGTTACCCGGGATCAACACCATGAAACCGGGCACCGCCGGACCGCCGCTGCCGGGCATCAACGCACAGGTCGTCGACGCACAGGGTGAGGAGGTCGGTCCCGGGAAAGCCGGCTACGTCACCGTCGACAAGCCGTGGCCCGGGATGCTCCGCACGCTGTACAAGAACGACGAGCGGTTCCTCGACGAGTACTGGCGCGAGTACTCCGACGAGGACGCCGACGAGTGGGTGTACTTCCCCGAGGACGGCGCGAAGATCGACGACGACGGCTACATTACCATCCTCGGCCGGGTCGACGACGTCATCAACGTCTCCGGACACCGCCTGGGAACGATGGAGATCGAGTCCGCGATCGTCGGCGTCGAGGGCGTCGCCGAAGCCGCGGTCGTCGGCGGCGACCACGACGTCAAGGGTGAGGCGGTCTACGCCTACGTGATCCCCGAGGACGGCTACGAGGGCGGCGACGAATTCGCGGACGAGATCGTCGACGGCGTCGTCGACGCCATCGGT
- a CDS encoding universal stress protein — MSLLVPFDGSPLAVKALERASTFGDFLEEEVVVLTVVPDDDEYARARSWITEGEPFDPETIAEGMQSRVADVDPEATFRVERVTCDEPTATATINVVREIRRVAGEVGASVVFIGSENAGSVISPQSSVGSPVANDQRYDVYVVRQSERESGEITDVDSMSS; from the coding sequence ATGTCACTGCTCGTCCCCTTCGACGGATCACCCCTCGCAGTGAAGGCCCTCGAGCGGGCCTCGACGTTCGGCGACTTCCTCGAGGAGGAGGTCGTCGTGCTGACGGTCGTTCCGGACGACGACGAGTACGCTCGCGCCCGGAGCTGGATCACCGAGGGCGAACCGTTCGACCCCGAAACGATTGCCGAAGGGATGCAATCCCGCGTCGCGGACGTCGATCCGGAGGCGACGTTCCGGGTCGAACGCGTCACCTGCGACGAACCGACCGCGACGGCGACGATAAACGTGGTCCGCGAGATCCGCCGCGTGGCAGGCGAGGTGGGGGCAAGCGTCGTCTTCATCGGGTCGGAAAACGCGGGATCCGTGATCTCTCCGCAGTCAAGCGTCGGCAGCCCCGTCGCGAACGACCAGCGGTACGACGTCTACGTCGTCCGTCAGTCCGAGCGAGAATCCGGCGAGATCACCGACGTCGATTCGATGTCGTCGTAG
- the acs gene encoding acetate--CoA ligase has translation MVDRNGWEEGASVPTGSPHNPPASFVEQANVTNEAIYEEFEEHWPECWERAADLLSWDRPYETVLEDANAPFYEWFTGGKLNASYNCLDRHLEAGRKTHAAIRWEGKRGERETYTYQDLATAVNEFAAALRELGVEEDDVVTLYLPMIPELPIAMLACARIGAPHSVVFAGLSADALATRMDAADSEYLVTCDGYYRRGDAFNQKSKADNARITLEQDVETVVVDRLGEDLPHVLGDEEHDYDELVERHAGETVEPVSRDAEDMLFLMYTSGTTGEPKGVVHTTGGYLAHVAWTSRAVLDVKPEDTYWCAADIGWITGHSYIVYGPLALGTTSVMYEGTPDYPDRDRLWEIVDRNAVDVFYTAPTAIRAFMKWGKEYPARHDLSSLRLLGTVGEAISSRPWNWYREHVGGGECPIVDTWWQTETGAITISTLPGIDEMKPGSAGPALPGIDARVVDAEGEDVDPGETGYLTIAQPWPGMARTLYDGEEQYRSEYWEQFSEPDRDRWWYFSGDAATVDEDGYVTVLGRVDDVINVAGRRLSTMEIESVIADVDGVVEAAVVGRSSDTEGTEIYAYVSTEGDCEPGETVRESITERIETAIGSIASPEVVIFTPELPKTRSGKIVRRLLEDVANGNQLGDTSALRNPEIIGEIQTEIGQE, from the coding sequence ATGGTCGACCGCAACGGGTGGGAAGAAGGCGCGTCCGTGCCGACGGGGTCGCCACACAACCCGCCCGCCTCGTTCGTCGAGCAGGCGAACGTCACGAACGAGGCCATCTACGAGGAGTTCGAGGAGCACTGGCCCGAGTGCTGGGAGCGAGCAGCCGATCTGCTTTCCTGGGATCGCCCGTACGAGACCGTCCTCGAGGACGCGAACGCCCCGTTTTACGAGTGGTTTACCGGCGGGAAACTCAACGCGTCCTACAACTGTCTCGACAGACACCTCGAGGCGGGCCGGAAGACCCACGCGGCCATCAGATGGGAGGGGAAGCGCGGCGAGCGCGAGACCTACACCTACCAGGATCTCGCCACCGCGGTCAACGAGTTCGCGGCGGCCCTGCGAGAACTCGGCGTCGAGGAAGACGACGTCGTCACGCTCTACCTGCCGATGATTCCCGAACTGCCGATCGCGATGCTCGCGTGTGCCCGCATCGGTGCGCCCCACTCGGTCGTCTTCGCCGGGCTCTCCGCGGACGCGCTCGCGACGCGGATGGACGCCGCCGACAGCGAGTACCTCGTCACCTGCGACGGCTACTACCGCCGCGGCGACGCGTTCAACCAGAAGAGCAAGGCCGACAACGCACGGATTACGCTCGAGCAGGACGTCGAGACCGTCGTCGTCGATCGGCTCGGCGAGGATCTGCCACACGTCCTCGGCGATGAGGAGCACGATTACGACGAACTGGTCGAACGACACGCCGGCGAGACCGTCGAACCGGTTTCGCGAGACGCGGAAGATATGCTGTTCCTGATGTACACGTCGGGGACGACGGGCGAACCGAAGGGCGTCGTCCACACGACGGGCGGCTACCTCGCACACGTCGCCTGGACCTCCCGCGCGGTACTGGACGTCAAACCCGAGGATACGTACTGGTGTGCGGCCGACATCGGCTGGATCACGGGCCACTCCTACATCGTCTACGGACCGCTCGCGCTCGGGACGACGTCGGTCATGTACGAGGGGACGCCGGACTACCCGGATCGAGATCGGCTCTGGGAGATCGTCGATCGGAACGCGGTCGACGTCTTCTACACGGCGCCGACGGCGATCCGCGCGTTCATGAAGTGGGGCAAGGAGTACCCTGCCCGGCACGACCTCTCCTCGCTGCGCCTGCTCGGGACCGTCGGCGAGGCGATCAGTTCGCGACCCTGGAACTGGTATCGCGAGCACGTCGGCGGCGGAGAGTGTCCGATCGTCGACACCTGGTGGCAGACCGAGACGGGTGCGATAACCATCTCGACGCTCCCCGGCATCGACGAGATGAAACCCGGCTCCGCCGGACCGGCCCTGCCCGGTATCGACGCACGCGTCGTCGACGCCGAGGGTGAGGACGTCGACCCCGGCGAGACCGGCTATCTCACTATCGCCCAACCCTGGCCGGGAATGGCGCGGACGCTGTACGACGGCGAAGAGCAGTACCGATCCGAGTACTGGGAACAGTTCTCCGAACCCGACCGCGACCGCTGGTGGTACTTCAGCGGCGACGCCGCGACCGTCGACGAGGACGGCTACGTCACCGTTCTCGGCCGGGTCGACGACGTGATCAACGTCGCCGGCCGGCGCCTGAGTACGATGGAAATCGAGAGCGTGATCGCCGACGTCGACGGCGTCGTGGAGGCCGCCGTCGTCGGCCGCTCGAGCGACACCGAGGGTACCGAGATCTACGCGTACGTGAGCACCGAGGGAGACTGCGAACCGGGCGAGACCGTTCGCGAATCGATCACCGAGCGCATCGAGACGGCCATCGGATCGATCGCCAGCCCCGAAGTGGTGATCTTCACGCCGGAACTACCCAAGACCCGCTCGGGGAAGATCGTGCGGCGGTTGCTCGAGGACGTCGCGAACGGCAACCAGCTGGGTGACACGAGCGCGCTCCGAAATCCGGAGATCATCGGCGAGATCCAGACCGAAATCGGGCAGGAGTGA
- a CDS encoding bacterio-opsin activator domain-containing protein, whose protein sequence is MLSRQQYESLLDAAETYREALVVRCCGDVGLRPSEIARLSTDAIDQVQTEPPRYLLRLPAGEDGNRRTAYLPTAVERKLRRYARSNGLSSDEPIFSVTPRRLQMLVADVAERAGDLFDDPVLEAVSTSDLRRYFAHTALVDHDVNPRVVKTVGGWRSFEALESYLSEPTDAEIVDAFATIETGSGNRFPAERDVSDESVVRSLLAASDRYALVRLDADGYVERWNRSAESIFGYRAGEIVGTHVSAFYDDDAVERGAPERTLSRALEESGYEDSGWRVRRDGSQFRATEVVTPLRDEAREIRGFALLVRDVSTQYERLEGLRSARDDLDRLYGVAERHRAVTDALLEATGHGEAETATCTELTEGSAYDVAWIDRTAHADRRREWRTASGLEHDQIDRLVPEEWPEPQPRASFGSGSVTDEERGTAPTPLDSTADDAVVTESQSVTVASDVRAGFDDGDGTFEGHVATVPLCYGDTVYGTLSVATERSNAFDGAERAWLETIGSQVGYAIAAIRRRNLLLSDRVVELEFTCRDEGSFFVDATRRLGCRFELDSLVPLSESTQLYYVRLEGASPADVFELADVDPGIDDCRLIETYEDACRIEFVVEGSSPTLTLTEYAVTVREAVFEDGTATITAECAADADLRTIVSGLRSAFPDSELVGKREAERAVQTGREFREGLEERLTDRQEAALRAAYSGGYYDWPRESTAEEIADAMGVSSPTLHSHLRKGQHELLRTFFDDPSTDE, encoded by the coding sequence GTGTTGTCCCGCCAGCAGTACGAGTCGCTCCTCGACGCCGCCGAGACGTACCGCGAGGCGCTCGTCGTTCGCTGCTGTGGCGACGTCGGACTGCGTCCGAGCGAGATCGCGCGTCTCAGCACCGACGCCATCGACCAGGTGCAGACCGAGCCACCTCGATACCTTCTCCGGCTTCCCGCCGGTGAGGACGGCAATCGTCGAACCGCCTACCTCCCGACGGCCGTCGAACGAAAGCTGCGCCGATACGCGCGAAGCAACGGCCTGTCTAGCGACGAGCCGATCTTTTCCGTGACGCCGCGGCGCCTCCAGATGCTCGTCGCCGACGTCGCCGAGCGGGCCGGCGACCTGTTCGACGACCCGGTTCTCGAGGCCGTCTCGACGAGCGACCTCCGCCGGTACTTCGCCCACACCGCACTCGTCGACCACGACGTCAACCCGCGAGTCGTCAAGACCGTCGGCGGCTGGCGGAGTTTCGAGGCTCTCGAGTCCTACCTTTCGGAACCGACCGACGCGGAGATCGTCGACGCCTTCGCCACGATCGAAACGGGATCCGGGAATCGATTTCCGGCGGAGCGAGACGTGAGCGACGAGAGCGTCGTTCGGTCGCTGCTCGCCGCGAGCGACCGATATGCGCTGGTCCGACTCGACGCGGACGGCTACGTCGAACGCTGGAACCGGAGCGCCGAGTCGATCTTCGGCTACCGGGCGGGCGAGATCGTCGGCACGCACGTCTCCGCGTTCTACGACGACGACGCGGTCGAGCGCGGCGCGCCCGAACGAACGCTGTCACGGGCGCTCGAGGAGTCGGGGTACGAAGACAGCGGCTGGCGGGTTCGAAGGGACGGCTCGCAGTTCCGCGCGACGGAGGTCGTCACGCCGCTTCGCGACGAGGCGCGCGAGATCCGCGGCTTCGCCCTCCTCGTTCGGGACGTCTCGACCCAGTACGAACGACTCGAGGGGCTCCGCTCGGCCCGCGACGACCTCGACCGACTCTACGGCGTTGCCGAGCGCCATCGGGCCGTAACGGATGCTCTGCTCGAGGCGACGGGCCACGGCGAAGCCGAGACGGCGACCTGTACGGAACTGACCGAGGGGTCGGCGTACGACGTCGCCTGGATCGATCGAACGGCCCACGCGGATCGCCGCCGGGAGTGGCGGACCGCGAGCGGACTCGAGCACGACCAGATCGATCGGCTCGTTCCCGAGGAGTGGCCGGAACCGCAGCCCCGGGCGTCTTTCGGGTCCGGTTCGGTGACCGACGAGGAACGCGGGACCGCTCCAACCCCCCTCGATTCCACCGCGGACGACGCAGTGGTGACTGAATCGCAGTCGGTGACGGTCGCGAGCGACGTTCGAGCGGGGTTCGACGACGGAGACGGGACCTTCGAAGGTCACGTCGCGACGGTGCCGCTGTGCTACGGTGACACCGTCTACGGCACGCTCTCGGTCGCGACCGAGCGATCGAACGCGTTCGACGGAGCCGAACGCGCGTGGCTCGAGACGATCGGCAGTCAGGTCGGCTACGCCATCGCGGCGATCCGCCGGCGCAATCTCCTGCTGTCCGACCGGGTGGTCGAGCTCGAGTTCACCTGTCGCGACGAGGGGTCGTTCTTCGTCGACGCAACCCGTCGGCTCGGGTGCCGGTTCGAACTCGACTCGCTCGTCCCGCTCTCGGAGTCGACGCAGCTGTACTACGTCCGTCTCGAGGGCGCCTCGCCGGCCGACGTCTTCGAACTCGCCGACGTGGACCCGGGGATCGACGACTGTCGGTTGATCGAGACCTACGAGGACGCCTGTCGAATCGAGTTCGTCGTCGAGGGCTCCTCGCCGACGCTGACGCTCACCGAGTACGCCGTTACCGTCCGGGAGGCGGTCTTCGAGGACGGCACCGCGACGATCACGGCCGAGTGTGCGGCGGACGCCGACCTTCGGACGATCGTCTCCGGACTGCGATCGGCCTTCCCGGACTCCGAACTCGTCGGAAAACGCGAGGCCGAGCGGGCCGTACAGACCGGCCGGGAGTTTCGAGAAGGGCTCGAGGAACGACTCACCGACCGCCAGGAGGCCGCGCTCAGGGCGGCCTACTCCGGGGGGTACTACGACTGGCCCCGCGAGAGCACGGCCGAGGAGATCGCGGACGCGATGGGTGTCTCGTCGCCGACGCTGCACAGTCACCTTCGCAAGGGACAACACGAGTTGCTTCGGACGTTCTTCGACGATCCGTCGACCGACGAGTGA